A stretch of DNA from Dioscorea cayenensis subsp. rotundata cultivar TDr96_F1 unplaced genomic scaffold, TDr96_F1_v2_PseudoChromosome.rev07_lg8_w22 25.fasta BLBR01001619.1, whole genome shotgun sequence:
ACAGTTAATACAGTTGTTGTTTCCACTTTTCTCCCAAGCGCTGTCAGGCAGAAAGGGATGAGGATGCGCGCGGCAGTTCTTAAGATGGGAAGAATGATGATTCAGTTGTGAGCACTGAGGATGGACTCTGTCATTGCAATCTGTTAAAGAGTCTCTGTTAAAGGCAGGAGAACTTGTCATGGAACTTTTTGAACCAACATTAAGATTGGCGAGATACAGAGGTTCAGAAACGAAGCTCGGCGAACTAGAGGAAGTCAAATTACTGGtgaaaataaaagtagaagaaaGCAACATATGGAATGGAAGAATCATACTTATGTTGCTAGTTTATCAAGATTGCAAAGAGGTTAGGCTTCATAGCTTAGGCATGTAGTCAAACCTGATAGATGCTATCCAGCAGAAAGTTGAGCCATCATCGGTTCTTCTGTTGTTCGAGGGTGTACTTCAATGATTTTGTCAGGTTGGCGAACTTGGGCGCGTTGGCGTTGCGATTTGGATGAGAAGATTAACTATGTTATCGACGGTCCCCCACAATCAATTATTGCCCGGGGAAGATGATATGTCCAGTAGTGGTAAAAAATTGAGAGTTATTGTTGGTAGAAAATGAAGgaatcaatttcaaatttcGCGATCAGGTTTTACAAGATGCTAAGATTCAGCAACTGTTTTGTCTGAAGCTGTTGATTTCTTTTTGTCAGAAGATCATACTTAGTCAGCCATCTAGCTTGCAACACATATTTCTTCCAAAATATGAATTGGACGCCATAATCGTTAAGTTATCAATAAATGTACCTCTATCTGATCTTCATGTGTTACCTAATCAATTATATTATTTCTCAAATATCTTCATCCATTTCTCCTCCCAAATATTATGGCTTAAatgctttatttctttcataGTATTCAGTTTTAATAGTTCTTTAGAAATATCTTAGGTAATATTTTCCCTTTAATCAAGAAATCCCTCAGTATTTGGCCAAAGAGGTTCTATATTAAAGATCGCCTTCAGTTACGTATTTATTCAGGCAGTGGAACAGACGCTCCGAGGTGAAGAGAATGCTTCTTTCCTTTCCTATGCCTTTTGAAAAAGAAGTTTGATCTTTTACTTGATATGTTCACAAAACAGGCCATCTCAGTAGCTTGTTGGTTGAATGAGTTGTTTTTGCAGAGCATGAGGAAGTATCAATAACTAGTGAAGTTTCAGGAACTAAATAGGAATATCTCGTTGTTCATATTAGTGAAACTTGACATAACTTGCTTTTTCATGATTGCAAGTTCCAGTAAGGAAAATCTCAAAATCGTGTCTAGCTGTATTTCATGTTCAATAAAGGCTAGTTTTAAGTCTAGCTGCATTATCAAATTAGTAGTTGCATTCAATTCAAAAGATCATGCCCATGTTAAGTAAATGTCATGTACTTTAATGCATGTTCGATGATGTTTGGTTTTCAACTACATGTAGAATATAACATCAGATCATATTCCTAATGCTATTGTTATAACTCGTACGTATATTCCACATCAATACTTCCTATGTTTACAACTCTGTTGTTGAAGATCATTTTGTATTCatattgaaatcttgtatccatGAATCAGGTGGCTCTTCCATACACAGAACCACTAGTTCACTTTGCACTGGTATGTGGAAGCCGATCAGGCCCTGCACTTAGATGTTACTCTCCCGGAAACATTGATAAAGAACTAATGGAAGCTGCACGTGATTTTCTGAGGACCGGTGGGCTCATTATCGACAAAGAAGCCAAGGTGGCATCAGTCAGCAAAATTCTTCGGTGGTAAGCAATTCATCTTAATTATCGAAGGCCTATGTTAGCATCCTCCTAGACATTTTTATAAATGGAAAATCACAAAGAACATCTCCATCTTCTTACATTTTAATCATTCCTTTTTCAGGTATAGTGTAGATTTCGGTAAGAATGAGATGGAAATGCTGAAACATGCAGCTAATTATTTAGAGCCATCAAAAACAGAGGAATTGTTGGAGTTGCTTGTGAGCAATCAGTTGAAGGTTACATACCTGCCTTATGATTGGGGCTTGAATTGCTAGTCCTTCATACCTTTTCTTTTTAGCTATTTATACCAGAGAGACTATACAAAACACGTCGTATTGACTCGACCGTCAATTTTACAGAGTCAATTAATAATGTTGGGAGGGGACTTGTATGAACTTCCAAACTTTAGCTGTAATTGAATATATCATAGAATTTACCCTTGGTTTAAATTGAAGAATTTGGGgttattatatatttcttgttcttcatttttcaGACTGTCCAATGGAGAACAAAGATCAATTGGATTGACATGAAGTTCACTCAAATCAAACTGATGAAAGTGAACTAAATTTTCAGTAATAAATGAATACAAAATGTATAATTGAATCATTCTTCTACCAGTAATCTTTGCAAGAACAGAGTCCATCCCTGAAATGATGAAATCTGGTAGCGTCTCTCACGATGATCTCTCTTCCGACGACCTTGGCAATAAACTTAATTGCAGAGTGACAGTCATTGCACACTCTAAGGTTCTTCATAATCCTCAATGTCGTATTCTCCGGCGTGCTAATCAACCCGAAGGCAATTGCTAATTTCTCGCTGTGATGACAGAGCATCTGCTCCTTCAGTTCATCATCGATGTCATGCAACACCGACTGTATGTTAGGAACGAATCCAGCTTTCTTGATCTCCTGCCAAATATTTGCAGCCATTTCATATATAGCATCTCTCTGAGGGTGATGTACGTCTTCGGCCTGGAAGACATGAACTTTGTTCTTAATCTGAAGCCAACTGAAACCTTGTTCTTTCTTCACTCCTTTATCCTTCATCAACTTCCATATTTTCGCCGCATCATTCCATCTCCCACAAGCAGAGTAGACATTTGCAAGAGCCGAATAGGCTCCGCTATTTTCAGGATCGATAGCGAGTAATTTCTCAGCAGCAAATTTTGCCATATCTGCATTCTTGTGGACCTTGCAAGCAGCGAGAAGCGATCCCCAGGCTATCGCATCTGGCTCCTTTGGCAGCGCCTTTATGAACTCTTCAGCTTCTTTAAGTAATCCAGAACGTGCAAAAAGATCGATCATACACGCATAATGACTCGATGTTGGCTCAATCTTGTGCTTATTCTGCATCATAGTATAGTAACTTTTACCTTCTTCAACCAGTCCTGCATGTGTGCAAGCCGAGATAACACCTACATAAGTTATATGATCGGGTTGAATACCACTGACAATCATCTCTTCGAAAAGCTTAACCGCTTCTTCTCCAAAACCATGCTGAGCTAAAGCAATGATCATTGATGTCCAAGAAATAGGTTCTCGACCAAATCTGATCTGATCGAATACTCGCCTTGCTGCTGGGAGGTTCCCAGACTTTGCATACATTGTGATAAGTGCATTGCACACTGAAACCGATAGCTCCCGTCTGGACTTGATCGCCCTCGAATGTATCTGCTTGCCGTGATCTAGCATTGCCGAGCTGGAACAAACGGTCAATACTGCAGTAAGAGTGTAATTGTTTGGCTTTGGCCCTTTGTTCACCATCAATCTAAAGAGTTCCATAGCATCATTGTGATGCCCATTCTGCACATATCCTACAACCATTGCAGTCCATGCCACCACATCAGGATTTCTCATCGACTCGAAGATTTTCCTCGCCGGTTGAAGCTCACCAAGCTTGACATAGCCTTCGAGAAGAGCAGTAGACGATATTAAATTAAGCTCAGAAGCCATCGAATGCTTCATGATTCTCTCAGCAATCTCAACACCACCAGACTTCGAGTACATTGATATCAATGCATTCCCAAGCTCCCCTTTGCAAACAATCTCGTGTCGCACaatgtgagcatgaacttgctCTCCAAATCTTAACATTCCTAGATTGGCACAAGCAGATAAAACACTCGTTAGAGTGAAGTTATCAGGCACCATCGAAGACTCATTGAGCATTCGAGCGAAAAACCTCAATGCTTCAAAATCTAACCCATTCTGATTATACCCAGCAATCACTGCATTCCATGAAACAATGTTACGCTCTGTCATCTGCTCAAACTGAGCCAATGCAAGATCAAGTCGTCCTGATTGCGCATACAAAGAAATCATCGCATTCCAACTCGATAAACTTCTCAACGTCAATCTATCAAAAACAACTCTTGCCATCTCCAAATCCCCAGACTTTCCATACATGCTCAAAAGCGAATTTGAGACATGGACACAACTACTCATACCAAGCTTCACAACAAATGAATGCACATTTCTACCAACACTAAGCCCCTCCATAGCAGCACAAGCAGCAAGAACATTAGCAAACGTGAACTCAGTAAGAGGAACTCCGTTCCAAACCATATCTACAAACACACGCACTGAACTCTCAAACCAACCCATTTGTTTACAACCAACAATCATCGTCGTCCATGACACGGAATCTCTctcaggcatttcatcaaacagttGAGCTGCAACATCCATGCAACCACTCTTAGCATACATTGAGAGAATGGAATTCCAAGTAAACATGTTCTTCAGCGGCATTTCGTCAAACAGGCGGCAGGCATCAACGGAAAAGCCGAGTTTGGAGTAGacattgatgagattgttggCGAGATAGGTGCTGAAAATGAGGCCAGTTTTGAAGAAGTAGCCATGGATGGACTTGCCAGCCAATGCGTTCTTGGAAAGCAAGCATCTTTGGAGAAGGGAAGCTAAGGGAGTGAAAGACGCCATGgatttttcttctcattctcaAACTCGATGCTTCggcctctttttttctttttttataataataaattggatTTGGGTTTGGATCCCAAAGAATATAGTTTAGATTTGACTGTCGTGGTTTTTTACTTATCACCCctttgaaaaacttaatattaaaaatacattaaaaaatatacatcttTTAgctgatgaaaaaaaaaattacaacaccatatatatatagaacaaaaaatcaagcaaaataaggaggaaaaaaaaggaaaataaataaataaacatatatatatatatatatgaacaattaATGATGAATTCCATTAGGATGAATCTTTCTCCCTAAACCAAACATACTCTTCCAGTCcttcttattattcttcttcttctcttgatcATGTTGTTGTTCAATATGTTTGGACTCTTTGGACACTTTGTTTTCAGCCATGATCTTCTCCTTTTGGAGCTTCATGAGTACATAAGCTTCAAGAAACTCTCCTCCCATAGATGccattacttcttcttcttgttcttgctcttgttgttgttgttgttgttgttgagagTTGGTTGTGATTAGAGAGTTGAAAGAATGGGAATGAATTTATAGAGGTTGAGTTGGATTTCAATTGCTTGTGTTCCAAGTTCCAAACAAGGTACGTTTTCTTGGAGAGGAGGGAAAAACATATGTCATCAGTGACGTTGAAGAAACCAGAAGTTCAGTGGTTATTTCTTATTTGGGTTGGGGTCCAACTTGGCAGGCTtctttgcatgcatgcatggtcaCCTACTAGTCTTTCTAGTCTTTCTCAAAGTCTTCTTTATATCTTGTctgaaaagaatatatatatatatatatattatatagaatttttaatgGTCATGGATGACACGTGCGGAGAAATAATAAGAAtcacatgtttatttttttatggtaggCCAAGTTAAAGTCAAAGCCATCATTAGACTCAAAGTCTATGCCAATGCATCCTGTTTTCATGCATGGAAAAAATACATCTACTAACCTTTTTTGAAATTCTCAAACCGCCTTTGAACTCAAACTTATGTCATTTATAGGCTAAATGTactaaagtttgaaaaaaactGTGTTTTTAGTGTCAAATAAGAtgatgtataataaaaaaatggataaaccacattcattaaaaagcCAAGGTTACAAAAGATACAACAGCACTGAAATACAGACCCACCAGCAGTGGGAGAGAACCAAAACAAAGCTACCAATAAGCATACAACAATGAGAGCCCCCACCGCGGAGGTCTCCTCACAAGATGAACATTAGAGCTAAACTTCTCCCGTTGAAGAGATATGCTCCGGGAGGCATTGAGCTCCACCTCCTAGTCGCCACAAATTCCGGGGCtcctcttgatttttcttcatggGCTCCTCAGACTTAGTCCTTTTTAGCTCGGGAGCGCATTCAACCACATAAGAAGCGTATGAacaattttcacaataattGTAGCATTCGAAGCACTAGAGGATGAGAAAATGCGTGCATTTCTTTCGATCCAAATGTTCCAAGTAATGGCCCTAGTCAAGAAATCGCAAAAGGTGGATAGAGGCCTCTTAATATTTTTTCGCCAATTACCCCACGAGTCTCTCATGGAAGAAGGATTCGATCGGACATCAAGCAGGGTGTCCCAAAGAAACCCCACACATGTAAAAGCAACATGGCATCGGAGAATGAGATGACTAGTTGACTCCACATTAGAATGGCACATCACACAAGTGGTCGACGGTAGCAGATTGCATCTTCTTAAAGCTAAATTTTTCGAGGAGAGAATCTTATCCTCCCAAGCTAACCAATTGAATAGGTTAACTTTTCTCGGACAGCTTCCCTTCAAGATGACGGGCGTCCAGGAACATCGAATCCCCCATCAATTAGGAAGGAATAAAAAGACTTTAGCGAGAACACCCTATTTGAGGATAATCTCCACGCTTTAGATCCTCCCCGGGGCCCGTATGGTTGGCCAAGCCCGGAATTAATCTATTCAAAGAGGGGTAATCACCCCGAGGAAGCCAATCCTCTCGACCAACCCAGTCCCTCACCGTTCCTTCCTTCTCCAAGGCCGAGTAAAGCGATGAGGCCATAACTCGAGCCCGGTGCTCGACCCTCCAGCCAGTTATCCAACCAAAACAAAGTGGCGGACCCATCTTTCACCGTGGCGGTCAAATTTATCCTAAAGGCCGGCAAGGATTGAAGAAATCCATTCCAAAGAAAAGACCTACGCTTGGGTTGCTTGTGAAAGCAGATTCCAACAGGGATTCCTTCCGAAATAGTTTACATGGAAATTAAACAACATCACCGCACCATCTGCCTCTAGACCCaagcttccaccaccacttccccaaAAGGGCCATGTTGAAGGTAGCTAAGTCAAGAATACCCCAACCCCCCTGTTCTCTCGGTCGACATAGTCTTGCCCAAATCTTGGGATGATGGATATTAGGGCCAGACCACAAGAAGTCCCTCCTAATCTTATCAATGCTTTTAATGACCCAGCAGGGAATCTTGTAAATTGACATCCAGTAGGTTGGCATAGCAGATAAAACCGAATTAATCAGGGTCAGGCGACCCCCCAGGGATAGAAATGGAGATTTCCAAAAGGCTAGTTTGGACCTGATCTTATGAATAAGAACATCCCAGTCCTGCTTCCTGGGTCGGCTACCAAAAATAGGTAACCCCAGGTAGGTCATAGGCAAGACCCCAATACCGCAATGTAAAGTTCTAGCTAGGTAAGCCTGAGGCTCCAAATTTCTTTGGGAAGAGAATAAGCGTGATTTCTCCGTATTAACCCTTAGACCCGAGAGGCCTTCAAAAAAGAAGAGGATCATCTTGATAATTCGTGAGTCCTCTCCCTTTCACGAGTCATGATAAGTAGGTCATCAGCAAACTGCAGATGGCACATCTTACAACCAGAATCCCCCAGAGGAACCCCAACTATGACCCCTGAATTTAACGCATTATTGAATAAAGTACTCAGCACATCCACAACCAGGGTGAAAAGCAAAGGGGAAAGAGGGTCCCCCTGTCGAAGCCCTCTTTTGAATCTAACATATCCACTCTCCTTCCCATTAATAAGAAATTTGGccttaaaagaaaagagaatggATTTGATCTAGCCCACCCATCGCTCGCTAAAACCCCGAGCCTTTAAGAGATCGAAAAGGAAGTTCCAATCAATCGTATCAAAAGCCTTGAAAAAAATCCACTTTAAAGATATGGCCTTGAAGGCGAGTGTCTTTGCATGAAGTAAATGAGCTCTCAGGCAGTGCAATGTTGTCGACAATGCATCTACCTTTGATAAAAGGCGATTGAGTCGTGTCGATCAACTCGCTTATCCCAGCAGTTAAGCCTATTTGCGGAAGCTTGGAGAATTTTTGAGAGAACAATTAATTAAGCTAATTGGGCGATAGTGCGAGGGGTCTTGTAGGGTTTGAGTTATCGGAATCAGTGCAATGTTCGACCAATTAATTCGTTCTAGATTGGCCCCTACCCCAATAGAAGTCATCACACGACTTGTAAATGTCATCTTTCACCAAGTCCCAAAAATTTCGGAAGAAAAAAATCTGAAACCCATCCGACCCTGGCGCTTTATCAGCACTCATGCTAAACACCGCCTTTTTGATTTCCTCATGGGTGAATGGGGCGTCTAAATAGGAGAGGTTGTGTTGGGTTTTATGACCAAGTAAGGCATCCCAGTTAATCTGGTGACGATAATCTTGAGTCGAGCCATAGAGGTTTTCGAAGAAGGAGGCAAACACCTCGCAATTTTTCTTGTCATTGTCAACCCTCTCATTTCCTTTCAAAACCCAAGGAATTAAGTTTCTATTTCGGCGACCATTTGCCACAGaatggaaaaattttgtattttcatcCCCTTCCCTCAACCAGGTCACTCTCGTGGCTGCTTCGATGAAGTTTCCTCTTGCTTGAGAATTAAGTCCAACTCCTGCCTCCTCAGTGTCTCAATAGATATTTCCTCCTCCGAAAGAGGCTTAACCTCACGGGCAATGTGAAAAACTTCCAATTCATTCATCAGGGCCAACTTCATAAGTTTTATCGACCCAAAATCAAATTTAGCCCATTTTTTGAGTTGCATTCTCAATTGCGAGAGCTTCTTAGCGGAATGAATGCACCGCATCCTTGTAAGGATGGGGAGTCCCACAATCCCTAACAAGGTCACGAAGTTTTCGACAAGGCACCAAGCttgttcaaaacaaaagaatcGAGGAATAGGGATCGTGGGcacccgattcaagccctaatTGGCACATGGTCGGGACCTCGGTGAGGGAAGGATGTGTTGCAGGACCTTTGGGAACATCTCCACCCAGTCCGAATTAATTAGGAATCTATCAAGCCTAACCCAAATTGGATTAGCTTGCCCGTTAGTCCAAGTAAATTTCTTTCCTATGCTAGGTGGCTCAAGAAGCTGGAGGTCCCTAAGTAAATCCTGTGCCATTCTAATGTCTTCACGATTGGCAATACCATTCATCTTATCAGCAGGGGTAAAGATTGAGTTGAAATCCCCACAAATCGTCCAAGGAATGCCCAATCCCGGACGACATCATCTAATTTCATTCCAAAAATTTAATCTCAAATGTCGATCAACGGGTCCATAAACCGAAGTACAAACCCAAGACACATTATTGGTTAGATTAGTGAATTTGATAGAAAAGCGATGAGCCCCTACGTGGACCTCTTCACCCTTAAAAAGAATATTATTCCAACCAACAATGATTCCACCCGCACGAGCCATTGGTCGGGATAAAGAAAAAGTGGTCTAAAGCGAGTGGATATTCATTATATATTCTCCACTGTTTGTGTTAGAGGAGAAAAAATTGGATGGAGCCGGCTTCACCCGGGTCTCTCACTCATATGATGACACATGTATATTCATTAAATGTACAAGGTATAATTGCCATATAAgtccctataattgtgtactttttgcctttttagtccttgtaatacttttaggtacatttaagtcctcatatttgatcgagttgggacTTTCGAGTCTGAGGCGTAGATGGCGTTATCTTCGCCGTTTCTTTTGAGCTggcatggttttaaatatttgctgttatgtacaattaagtccttgtatttgatcgagttgggactttttagtccccctatttcgtaataaaaaaagtcacatttgCAGTTAGGtccaattaagtcctcatatttgatcgatttgggactttttagtcccccaattttataataaaaaaagtcacgTCGGCGCAAAAGAAACGGCAAAGTTAACGCCATCTATGCCGCGGACTAGAAAGTctcaactcgatcaaatatgaggacttaaatgtacctaaaaatattacaaggactaaaaggacagaaagtacacaattacagggacctgTATGGCAATTAAGAGTACATTTGGTTACACTGAACTAAATCTGTAAAGTAGGTGTAATGTAACCggtttttacatgtaaaaatttgtttggtttgttgtgaAATCgggttttacatgtaaacagTTTTCTGATTTTGTGTACTTTTCTCTGCATTTCAACTTCTGACGAAATTTTCTTTGTAAGTTGAAATCGTGACAAACTATTTGAGCTAAAATCATCATTCTTCACTCTccaaattatgcattaaaaaaaaaatgaaaacttacatgtaatcaattgttaatataattaaacttatacttatttatattttattaaatttattttttttatttaaaataaaccaatttgtatttaattttaattaaaacaatattttttatataaaattaaagaattttatatatttttaatttaataaaattattattaagttaattaattaattaatttacattagtgttaagagtagatggggagagttaaattaattatttagagttagtgtttaattatttatgtttcttcttattatttggcttagttatttgagtttctgattattatttttaaatgtaataaatactttattaaattatttaattaatttaaaaattaaattaaattaaattaaattaattattttagtttaaattattttttttaaatgtattaaataattaataataatacagtatattgggggtaatctcacccctcTACTAATATGGTGACCATATCTTCtaatttacatcaaaccaaacaaattaaaagtaatgcaGCATTTTAagttacaacaaacca
This window harbors:
- the LOC120256753 gene encoding uncharacterized protein LOC120256753 → MLSSRKLSHHRFFCCSRVYFNDFVRQWNRRSEVALPYTEPLVHFALVCGSRSGPALRCYSPGNIDKELMEAARDFLRTGGLIIDKEAKVASVSKILRWYSVDFGKNEMEMLKHAANYLEPSKTEELLELLVSNQLKVTYLPYDWGLNC
- the LOC120256755 gene encoding pentatricopeptide repeat-containing protein At2g22070-like, which encodes MASFTPLASLLQRCLLSKNALAGKSIHGYFFKTGLIFSTYLANNLINVYSKLGFSVDACRLFDEMPLKNMFTWNSILSMYAKSGCMDVAAQLFDEMPERDSVSWTTMIVGCKQMGWFESSVRVFVDMVWNGVPLTEFTFANVLAACAAMEGLSVGRNVHSFVVKLGMSSCVHVSNSLLSMYGKSGDLEMARVVFDRLTLRSLSSWNAMISLYAQSGRLDLALAQFEQMTERNIVSWNAVIAGYNQNGLDFEALRFFARMLNESSMVPDNFTLTSVLSACANLGMLRFGEQVHAHIVRHEIVCKGELGNALISMYSKSGGVEIAERIMKHSMASELNLISSTALLEGYVKLGELQPARKIFESMRNPDVVAWTAMVVGYVQNGHHNDAMELFRLMVNKGPKPNNYTLTAVLTVCSSSAMLDHGKQIHSRAIKSRRELSVSVCNALITMYAKSGNLPAARRVFDQIRFGREPISWTSMIIALAQHGFGEEAVKLFEEMIVSGIQPDHITYVGVISACTHAGLVEEGKSYYTMMQNKHKIEPTSSHYACMIDLFARSGLLKEAEEFIKALPKEPDAIAWGSLLAACKVHKNADMAKFAAEKLLAIDPENSGAYSALANVYSACGRWNDAAKIWKLMKDKGVKKEQGFSWLQIKNKVHVFQAEDVHHPQRDAIYEMAANIWQEIKKAGFVPNIQSVLHDIDDELKEQMLCHHSEKLAIAFGLISTPENTTLRIMKNLRVCNDCHSAIKFIAKVVGREIIVRDATRFHHFRDGLCSCKDYW